Genomic segment of Malus domestica chromosome 15, GDT2T_hap1:
taatcatatatatatattttttgtctcACATAATCATATATGCATTCATGCTTTCGTGTAACAGTTGGAGAGAAGAATGCAAGAGGATGAACTAAAGCGTGTGAGACACAGGAGGAGCAATTTGCACGCATAAAGGTGAGGATAAGAATTTCATCGTGCTGATTCTCAGAACTTTGGGCATCTTCAGGAGCAATGGAAGAGCAGTACACCAGGTTCTAAGCGAAGGGAAAGGTCAGAAATGGACGATGAGAGGGCAGGCATAGTGAAAAGAGACGAAGAAAGGGTGGCAAGAGGAGAAAGAAGGACAAGCACTCAACATCACGCTATGAAATGGAGGGAGCAGAAGCTGAGATGATGGATGATCAGGAAGAACCGGAAGATGAAGATGCCAACATGAATTACGGGGAGCCCACGGGTCAGATGAATGAGCaggatgatgaagagaatgTTCAAGATCCTCTCGCAGCGGCTGGGCTTGAAGATTCTGACGCTGACGAGGAGGTAGTAAATTATCTCTATAAATCCAAGGATACTAACTTATCAATTTTGTCACCACATGACATGGACTCAAAATATTTAGACCGGATGTCGTGGTGCCTCGGCATCAATGAAGTTTTTATGGAGTGATTGTTGAAATTGTTCTGCCCAGTAAAAAATTCCTTGCTGCTGGCCATAACGTATTCACCTTTATGTTCCAGGCTGCACAATCCACAGCTCGACGAAGGCGGGCATTTTCAGAATCTGGTGATGATGAGCAACCAGAGCAACAACCGGAGTCCAGTCCTGTCAGAGAGAATTCTGCCGAGTTACAGAGTGACGGAGAAGGAAGAGAAGGTAGCACCGTGGCAGTGATAAGCTGAATGGAGACACCGATCTTAACGATGAGGATTAAGATCCCTTCATTATGTTGAGCTCTACAAGATCAGCGGTAAATATGTCTTAAATTTTGAACAAATAATAATCTTTAAATTAAGGCATTGACCAATTCACTGAGGATCACTACATTGTTTATAGTTTCATTTTGTGATCCCCATTAGTTTTGACAATTTTTTGCATTAGTATTTTGTatttcagaaaaaaaataaaattaaaaaaaattaaaattctaatAGAAGCTTCGTTTAAGGAACTTTAAGGAATAgctactgtttattttaacgaaaaatcacatttttacactaaaaagtcaatcttaatACTATTCAcattactctttattttatccttatcgttagaactcaaagttttcatttttattaattttcctctTCGTTTATTCATTCGTCGTGCTTGGCTCAACACCTTCATTTCGTATCCATTGCTGTAGATGTAGATTCTGAGTTTTATTCTGTAAGTCGAAACGTTGTGCGGGGTGAATGTATATGCACCCAGAATGCATGGCGAAACAGCAACTTACTGGCGGGACCGAACTTTCTTAGTTAGACAGTTGATGTGCCAGTGCTTCGTTTTTCTGTTGGTCGTCCTGTTGGCAATTGTCAGTCGTCGATAGAGATGCATTGTGGTTCAGCAGGACCGCCGTGCATCTGTGATGGGTTGATTTCTCCTTAAGTTGAAACGACAGTGCATAAGCTGAGAGCTTTCTGCTTTCTGTTCTTTCCGAAACTGAGGTATTTGATGGACAAAACAAAACCCACTCAGATTCTGTGACATGCGAGGATTGAGACGTGAGAGTGCACATCACATCTAACTTCTCTGAATGTGCTGAAATCTGAAAGCACTTCCATCTGAAAAGCACTTCTCTGAAAAGCACTTATACCTATCCACAGATCCACTCACTCAACACTGGCTTCTGCACCATTCAGATTACATAGTGTTGCTTCTGCTTAAAGCTTCCTCTCCTGCCTCGTTTCTATGACTAAACAACTTTCACGCCCATGCATTCTTTTTTCTGGTCCTGCAGGTTTAACTTTTAACAACTAACTTTAGCTCCAAGAAAGCACTACAATATCGAAAGGGTCCATTCCCAcctttttttccccttttctcTGCTATTTCATCGCATGCTAGTGATTTTCACGATCTCTTTTAGCCTTTGTAAAATATTCATTTTTTAGTGCAAACGGCCCAAATTGCTATCCATCTTCGGTACCCAGTGAAGAGGATTTTCTGCACGTGCCTAATTTTGTAGAATCATTAGTTAGAGTTAATTGtaaattatgatttaaatgCTTGGGATCCAACATAAATATTCTATTTAATACCTGAAGAATTGGCAGCTAGCTCTTTTGTATGAAGCAGCAGAGTGGTTGGCATCTTTTGAAAGCTtttttttggactaaatttttgtgtaattttataaaaacacttGTGTATCTGCATTGTCCAATTCACCAAAATATTATATCTCCGTAAATCTACTGTCTGTCATATTTATACTTTTTAAAGGAAAGATATTACTGGTGCACGTGCATCTCTTCCTTTTACCCTttgttgttttcctttttctggTTTCTTTTACCCATAAATATCTGAATATATGGAAATACAAAGGTAAAAAAGAGCAGGAAGACTGTAAAAAGAGCTAATTTAAATGCAGGgcagtgctatccacacacttatttttatttctcatataCTTCTCTCAATTTTCGATCATCGCATCGAATGAATTAAAGGATATCAACAAACAAATTAACAAGGTGTGAGAGGTAacaaaggggtgtgtggatagcactaccTTAAATGTAAAGGATTAGTTTCTTAAATCTGCAAATCTCAGTGTTGCACGATTGGAAATTTAACACTTGTTAAACTGTAATTTTTCTGAAACGAGTGATTGCGAAGCCAACTGTTTTTCATTTAACTCCTAAGGAATGAGGAAAACTTATGGACACTCAAACCAAATCATTAGTAGGTCAACTCTCACAAAAGCATGGAACCTCATGTATTTTAGTCATATTCAATTACATGTTGGTCACACCAGGTGCAAGCGTGTCAGGAAGCCTTACTAAAGTTTCCttttgaaggaggaggaggcacaTCCATGGTCCTGAGGAGTCTTTTTTCGGCTAGCTCTCAAGAAAGGAGAATAGTTTGTGTAGAAGCACCCAGACCGCGTATTTGTAAAACAGCTGTCACCAAAGTATGAGACCCTATGTATTTTGATTTAAGTCGACTCCATTTCCGCATTGATCCGCCTCTCTCATAGTTTTGCCATAGCGAAGAAGGAAAAGCCATTGTGATAGGAGTCGGATTCTCTATCTCCCCTCACGTGTTCTACTTTCATTTTGGCCGTCCAAAAACACagaaaggggagagagagagagagagatccaaAGTACAGTGgctggtggatgtatttatgaGGGTGATGAATGCTTGTAGCCTTAGGTTTAGAGATTtccaaggaaggattggagtttacTCTTATGCCAACAGAACCTGGGTTGAACTGTGGAAGCTCAGAGTCTCAGAGTCAGCACTGACAAATATTTTAGCCAAAATCTTGGGTCCATTTGGGTCCCCTCCTCAATTACGTcttcaaacaactcaaaacatcaaAAATATTGtccccaaaaaataaataaaccagATTTGGGCTGACTCATTTGGAACTATTTATGGTGAAGAACAGGACATCAACCAGGATTGTCAGAGAGAGACATAGGAACCTTCATTTAGAAGTTAGAACGCAATAATCTGATTCAACGACATTCAGAcgtaatattaaattaaaataaaatgattaaaaataaatactcCAATACTAATTAGACATTGcattacatacacacacacactaaaaagaaaaaataaaataaaatagtgaCACCCTGCAAGCACAGTTTTGGCCTTTGATTCAGAAAACCAGCACTGGAAAAACTCAGTCATctgcaaaaaaccaaaaacatatGGAACTTATTAGACAAAGATCTCAACTGGATCTGAATAATTATAGACACTGTATTGGCTAATTAACCGACATGACCGTAGCTACGTTAGCTAAAGCTGCTGCACCCCAATTTGAATCTCTTTCCGTAGTTTGAATTAAAGAAAAAGTAATGAAAAAAAAcctgaaaactttaagttttaataataaagacaaaataaaagttaaaataaatagtaccaagtttgatcttttagtgtaaaaatatgattttttgttaaagtgaacaataccgcgGATTTTTCGTTAAGAGTCTCTTGAATTAATTTAAGGGCTTAGGGTAAATATTTGCTTGTATCATAAACAAACTCAGAAGTAAATGCATTTGTAAGTCAGCTTACTATTATGATGTCTTGAGGTGAAGACGGGGAAGTCATGACCAGAGGTAGGAATGGAGATTGAGAGCCTGGTGGTGGAAACCGATCCGCTGTTCGATGATTTATCATCCAAATCGAGCCACGAATCTTTATCTTTAGGGGGCCATTCATCGAAGAATCGATGAACGGTCTTCTGGGATCCTTCATTTCGGTCCATAGCGTAGtaatgctgctgctgctgatgaTGATCTTGCTTTTGATGTTTGATGCTCCGAAGCTGCTGATCCTGCTGATCACTCTGAAAAGCAGAGCAGCTTCTCTGTTTCGACGACGAAGAAGTACTAATTGTGAGCGGTGTGAACTGCCACGAATCGTCCATGGATGAAGAGCCAGAGAAGCCTCTCACTGTGCCTGAAGGCTCTGAGAAGAATGCATGTTCATCCACCTCCTCCTTCATCCCATAAGCATACCTGTTTCTTCTCAAAccaataacaacaaaaacacaactACAATCAACAACTTTTTCTTGCCATCACGATATTTTAAACTACTCTAATTTGCAAAGAGGGCAAACAAGCTCAAGAGTCTAAAGAACGAACACAGTGCTCTGACCAGCTAATCTAAACACAAGAACCGGCATAAACCAAAGACAGGCACATTGCTCTGGCCAACCGGCATAAACACACAAAGGGCACACCGCCTGGCCAACCGGCTTAAACCAAATTCGCCTACATTGCCATGGTCAACCGGCCTAAACCCACGAGCAATAAATAAGGACAGACACACTGAAATGACCAACTGACTTAAACTTAGGACGTGCACACTACTCTAGCCAACCGGCATAAGGGCCGGGTAAGCAGCGAGGACAAACACACCTCCCTTAACTGCCCTAAAATGCTCAAAACAGATGCAGGCAAATAAGTAGCATAATTTTGTGTTTGGGACGGACAAACCTGTATTCTGAGCTGGGTTGGGGATAAGAACCAGAGTCCAAAAACAAGGAGGTAGTGTTTCTCTCTTGATGTGGGAATCCAATTCCAGGAGGCCTTGAAGAAGGTGAGTGATGATGATAGAGGAAAGGGTAAGGGTGGGAAtcagaggaggagagagaagagagcgaTGAGGAAAGGGAATGAAAAGCTGCAGGACTTGGAGAAGCAGAACAAGCGTTGATTTTGGTGGTACTTGTTGAAGTGTTTGATgactttggtgttgaaattggTGGTGTTTTGAGAACTTCCACAGGCTTTCTTGAACGGTTTTTCCCTCTGTGCATGTGCCTCTCGCAGTATTTCGAATCcagaaacgcctcttttgagcaCCTCCATTTTTTCCCATCTGTTCTTCTGCACCTTCCTGGCTCTGGgtctatttttcttcctaatccCATCTGGAAACAGTTCCATCCAACTGCAAGAAAAAACCCACAACTCAAAACTTCCAAGTTCCATTCTTTTCACAAAACCCACAAATATTATGCACTCAAAACTTCAAAGTTCCATTTCTTTTACAAAACCCAGAAATAATATGCACTCAAAAGTATAAAGTTCCCTTCATTTTAGATTGAGAGAGGGATAGAAGCTTACTGTGAGGAGGGTGGTGAGAGAAGATCTTTGGAGGGAGAGGGGAGTCCAAGCTGCAGGAGCTTCTTTTGAGGGAGAAGAGGAGATCAGGAGGGATGGAGATTCCAGAAACCATGTACTTGTAGATAAGAGCTTGGTGCTCAAGCTCCTGCCACTGAGATGGAGTGAAAGGAAACCTGCCGCTTCTTCCAGTGCTACTCAtactattttttaattatttcccAAAtcagaaggaaggaaggaagagaaaGCAGAAAACCAGAAACTTGGTTTTCAAAGAAACCAAAgacagagagaaaaaaaagatgaaaccTGAGACTGCTAATAGGTATATTTATTTTCAGATTTCAGAGTGCAGAAacaaagaagagagaagggttagagagatagagagggagaggagagagaggagagttgCTAATAGGTATATTTATTTTCAGGGACCATTTAGCTGCAGAATCTTCTGTACATGGATAAAACTAATGGTTCTGATTACGGTACTGCTGCTGCTGCCTCTGCTGCTTGCCATTGCCATTTCCCCAcctcccctctctctcctctctctctgacTCTGCAAATATTATGACTGCACCTCTGTTGCTACTGACTCTGCATCTAAGCTGCTGCAGCTGTGGCAGCTCTTGTCTCTGACAACTCTACGGAAATGCATAAACTAAAGCCAAGTGAATATGTAAACAAATCAATATTATTAGTACAAAAATCATTATTATTAGTACAAAAATCATGTTTTCTTcacaattattttttctttcttttgcattcctgtttatttattatttttatttattcagtTTAAAAGCTAAAattaataggaaaactaatgaaaatggcttgaaaactttgagttttaatgataagaacaaaataaagggtaaaatgaatagtaccaggattgactttttagtgtaaaaatgtggt
This window contains:
- the LOC108169528 gene encoding protein CTR9 homolog; this translates as MEGAEAEMMDDQEEPEDEDANMNYGEPTGQMNEQDDEENVQDPLAAAGLEDSDADEEAAQSTARRRRAFSESGDDEQPEQQPESSPVRENSAELQSDGEGREGSTVAVIS
- the LOC103406828 gene encoding growth-regulating factor 1-like isoform X2 — protein: MSSTGRSGRFPFTPSQWQELEHQALIYKYMVSGISIPPDLLFSLKRSSCSLDSPLPPKIFSHHPPHIGWNCFQMGLGRKIDPEPGRCRRTDGKKWRCSKEAFLDSKYCERHMHRGKNRSRKPVEVLKTPPISTPKSSNTSTSTTKINACSASPSPAAFHSLSSSLSSLSSSDSHPYPFLYHHHSPSSRPPGIGFPHQERNTTSLFLDSGSYPQPSSEYRYAYGMKEEVDEHAFFSEPSGTVRGFSGSSSMDDSWQFTPLTISTSSSSKQRSCSAFQSDQQDQQLRSIKHQKQDHHQQQQHYYAMDRNEGSQKTVHRFFDEWPPKDKDSWLDLDDKSSNSGSVSTTRLSISIPTSGHDFPVFTSRHHNND
- the LOC103406828 gene encoding growth-regulating factor 1-like isoform X1, with product MSSTGRSGRFPFTPSQWQELEHQALIYKYMVSGISIPPDLLFSLKRSSCSLDSPLPPKIFSHHPPHIGWNCFQMGLGRKIDPEPGRCRRTDGKKWRCSKEAFLDSKYCERHMHRGKNRSRKPVEVLKTPPISTPKSSNTSTSTTKINACSASPSPAAFHSLSSSLSSLSSSDSHPYPFLYHHHSPSSRPPGIGFPHQERNTTSLFLDSGSYPQPSSEYRNRYAYGMKEEVDEHAFFSEPSGTVRGFSGSSSMDDSWQFTPLTISTSSSSKQRSCSAFQSDQQDQQLRSIKHQKQDHHQQQQHYYAMDRNEGSQKTVHRFFDEWPPKDKDSWLDLDDKSSNSGSVSTTRLSISIPTSGHDFPVFTSRHHNND